A genomic region of Runella rosea contains the following coding sequences:
- a CDS encoding UvrD-helicase domain-containing protein: MFKIVSSSAGSGKTYTLTKEYLKLALQSDNAYYFKHILAITFTKAATREMKDRIMVKLEAFANGHEDPMLHDIIQELYPESLADREGAYKLRERDIRNRANRVFKQILHDYSDFAILTIDSFVQRVVSAFTDELGIPFSFEVEMEAGELLLMAVERMLEKTGDEAYTELTDILESFYLEAGQEGKNYHSLPEAMAGFANDLLNEQRYAAIMKNAHLSAKDFKKIRRQLVGALRKWENQLVQWAEKGQQLILESGLDEKDFSYGTVFRYFKKRTDASEAMTEPGAREKDAFENDKGWLTKTARPFVVEAVAQIKPQLVDFYERIEENRLAVGGNYFLYQQLIPHLYHLSLLNEIKEEFDRQLRENNRVHISEFNQKILQIVTEDPVPFIYERMGEKFNHILIDEFQDTSKLQFANVLPLIDNSLGYDHFNLAVGDSKQAIYRFRGGDMDQIIALHSQNLDRLAQSLGDSELTVERLESIRWHLTGDVLRVNRRSAKEIIEFNNAFFGIIEELYRDQFPLSHDVFEQVAQELPPNPKTGGEVQIEFIPTLNNDTNDDDDTPAMINRTLALIQQATEIDGFSVGDISVLCRYKKDAKKIANHLKENGYNIISDDSLSLRFSGAVNLVTAFMRVLVKPDSRLDKYEALYLFFRMIVKRIPDNKDNQRLKTVVESHDVREFYVFINECLRQVKAEAGDLKEGDVIDAFLNPYRLLQISAYELAEKLVQTFGLFEIVEERDYLFRFLDVVLEFNTKRGSHLADFLDYWETQKEKISISAPSDPNAITVQTIHRSKGLEYPVVIIPYADWDFVPNAKRDSMWVNLDPSEELGVGGFSTKDVESGEMIEQTETKWLQTGSVQVKETLLQTTESVALQYKEERERVFVENLNLLYVAFTRPTKKLYVLAKEENFAKIKSPRKVSYWLYQYLESLQEPEIGSLETPAKLTTRTPHATVQAPTFYVPQIISTDRSRELRLRRLANRIFDVETFEKKRDHGNKVHYALSMVRTPDDVPSALVRMQTEGMIEKIEAEDIRKSLDKILQHPDLQGLFEVESNVINEREILTPDGNIHRPDRVVHLNDRVVIVDYKTGIPVENHTIQIKRYAKLFYEMGYARVDSLLVYIERNEVIKV, translated from the coding sequence ATGTTCAAGATTGTCAGTTCGTCGGCAGGGTCGGGAAAAACCTACACGCTTACCAAAGAATACCTCAAACTCGCCTTGCAAAGCGACAACGCTTATTATTTCAAGCATATTTTGGCCATTACGTTTACCAAGGCCGCCACGCGTGAGATGAAAGACCGCATCATGGTCAAGTTGGAGGCGTTTGCCAACGGCCACGAAGACCCGATGCTGCACGACATCATTCAGGAGTTATACCCCGAATCCCTCGCCGACCGCGAAGGGGCTTACAAGCTCCGCGAACGCGATATTCGGAATCGGGCCAACCGCGTTTTTAAACAAATTCTACACGATTACAGTGATTTTGCCATTCTGACCATCGACAGTTTTGTCCAACGGGTGGTGAGCGCGTTTACCGATGAATTGGGGATTCCGTTTTCGTTTGAAGTGGAGATGGAAGCAGGGGAGTTGCTGCTGATGGCGGTAGAACGAATGCTCGAAAAAACGGGCGACGAGGCTTATACCGAGTTGACGGATATTCTCGAATCTTTTTATTTGGAAGCGGGGCAGGAAGGGAAAAATTACCACAGCCTGCCCGAAGCGATGGCGGGCTTTGCCAACGATTTGCTCAATGAGCAACGCTACGCCGCCATCATGAAAAATGCGCACTTGTCGGCCAAGGATTTTAAAAAAATTCGGCGACAACTGGTGGGCGCGTTGCGTAAGTGGGAAAACCAACTGGTGCAATGGGCCGAAAAAGGGCAGCAATTGATACTGGAAAGTGGCTTGGACGAGAAAGATTTTTCGTACGGAACGGTGTTTCGGTATTTCAAAAAACGTACCGATGCTTCCGAAGCAATGACCGAGCCAGGAGCGCGTGAAAAGGACGCTTTTGAAAACGACAAAGGCTGGCTCACCAAAACCGCCCGCCCGTTTGTGGTCGAAGCGGTAGCGCAGATAAAACCGCAATTGGTGGATTTTTACGAACGAATAGAAGAAAATCGTCTAGCCGTCGGTGGGAATTATTTTTTGTACCAACAGCTCATTCCGCACCTGTATCACCTGTCGTTGTTGAATGAAATTAAGGAAGAATTTGACCGCCAGTTGCGGGAAAATAACCGCGTGCATATTTCTGAATTTAACCAGAAAATCCTGCAAATTGTGACCGAAGACCCCGTACCGTTTATTTATGAGCGGATGGGGGAGAAGTTTAATCATATTTTGATTGACGAGTTTCAGGATACGTCCAAATTGCAATTTGCCAATGTGTTGCCGCTGATTGACAACAGCCTCGGTTACGACCATTTCAACCTCGCCGTAGGGGATTCTAAGCAGGCCATTTATCGTTTTCGGGGCGGCGACATGGATCAAATCATCGCGCTGCATTCCCAAAATCTTGATCGATTGGCGCAATCTCTGGGCGACAGCGAGTTGACGGTAGAGCGCCTAGAAAGCATTCGGTGGCATTTGACGGGCGATGTGCTACGGGTCAATCGTCGTAGTGCCAAAGAAATCATCGAATTCAATAACGCGTTTTTTGGCATAATTGAAGAACTCTACCGCGACCAATTTCCGCTTTCGCACGATGTGTTTGAGCAGGTGGCGCAGGAGTTGCCGCCCAATCCTAAAACGGGCGGAGAGGTGCAGATAGAATTTATTCCCACCCTGAATAACGACACCAACGACGACGACGATACGCCAGCCATGATTAACCGCACGCTGGCCCTGATTCAGCAAGCAACCGAAATCGACGGGTTTAGTGTGGGCGATATTTCGGTGTTGTGTCGGTACAAGAAAGATGCAAAAAAAATAGCTAATCATCTGAAAGAGAACGGATACAATATTATCTCCGACGATTCGCTTTCGTTGCGTTTTTCGGGGGCAGTCAATTTGGTGACGGCCTTCATGCGCGTGCTCGTCAAGCCCGACAGCCGATTGGATAAGTACGAAGCGCTGTATTTATTTTTCCGAATGATTGTCAAACGTATTCCTGACAACAAAGACAATCAACGCTTGAAAACGGTGGTGGAATCGCACGATGTGCGGGAGTTTTACGTGTTTATCAATGAATGTTTACGGCAAGTCAAAGCCGAAGCGGGTGACCTGAAAGAAGGAGATGTCATTGATGCGTTTTTGAATCCGTACCGATTGCTCCAAATCAGTGCGTATGAGCTGGCCGAAAAACTGGTGCAGACGTTTGGGCTGTTTGAAATCGTGGAAGAACGTGATTATCTGTTTCGTTTTCTGGATGTGGTTTTGGAATTCAACACCAAGCGGGGCAGTCATTTGGCCGATTTTCTGGATTATTGGGAAACCCAAAAAGAGAAAATTTCCATTTCGGCACCGTCAGACCCCAATGCGATTACGGTGCAGACCATCCACCGTTCCAAAGGATTGGAATATCCCGTGGTGATTATTCCCTACGCCGATTGGGATTTTGTGCCCAATGCCAAACGCGATTCGATGTGGGTCAATCTTGACCCGTCAGAGGAGTTGGGCGTTGGTGGTTTCAGTACAAAAGACGTTGAAAGCGGTGAAATGATTGAACAGACCGAAACCAAGTGGCTTCAAACGGGTTCGGTTCAAGTAAAAGAGACATTATTGCAAACGACCGAGTCGGTGGCATTGCAGTATAAGGAGGAGCGTGAGCGCGTGTTTGTTGAAAACCTCAACCTGTTGTACGTGGCGTTTACGCGTCCGACCAAAAAACTGTACGTGTTGGCCAAAGAAGAAAATTTTGCTAAAATCAAATCTCCCAGAAAAGTAAGTTATTGGCTATATCAGTATTTGGAAAGCCTACAGGAACCTGAAATCGGAAGCCTTGAAACCCCTGCGAAACTCACCACGCGTACTCCTCACGCCACCGTTCAGGCACCCACTTTTTATGTCCCGCAGATTATTTCTACGGACCGCAGCCGCGAGTTGCGCCTCCGGCGCTTAGCCAATCGCATCTTTGACGTAGAAACGTTTGAGAAAAAACGCGACCACGGAAACAAAGTTCACTACGCTCTTTCGATGGTACGTACGCCCGATGACGTTCCCTCGGCCTTGGTACGAATGCAAACTGAAGGCATGATTGAGAAAATCGAAGCCGAAGATATTCGTAAGAGCCTTGATAAAATTCTTCAACATCCTGACTTGCAGGGTCTTTTTGAGGTAGAGTCCAACGTCATCAATGAGCGCGAAATCTTAACCCCCGATGGCAACATTCACCGCCCCGACAGGGTGGTACACTTAAATGACCGAGTCGTAATCGTTGATTACAAAACGGGGATTCCCGTCGAAAACCACACCATACAGATTAAACGGTACGCCAAACTTTTCTACGAAATGGGCTACGCAAGGGTCGATTCGTTGCTGGTTTATATTGAGCGAAATGAGGTAATTAAGGTGTGA
- a CDS encoding M14 family metallopeptidase — protein MKKLFLLLLLSNTLFAQITSYEKSKGQETATYDEVIRFYQALDQKYDQATLLEVGTSDIGKPLHLFVLSANKVFKPQADKVTLLINNGIHPGEPEGIDASMMWARELLEKKLLPANVLLCIVPVYNIDGILNRGVSRPNQNGPNSYGFRANSRNYDLNRDFIKTDSKNSESWQKMFQAWKPHIIVDNHTSNGADYQHAVTYFPTQKDKFNPIVSTFFTNEFKPALDAQLSKSGFDPVPYVNAFGSTPETGYSGFNDAPRYSSGYASLFNCETFVVELHMLKDYPTRVKGTYVFMETTLNLSTKHAKTLIANKQKADEAVAAQKSFPLSWKLDRSVADSITFKGFAAKYKPSEVSGLNRLYYERNEPFTKRIPFFDHYVADLTVQKPNAYVLPQSWVRVAELLKINGVTLKSLEKDTEMEVEVYYIEDYKIPQKPYEGHYNHTGVTVRKETQKIQFYKGDYLIATNQKSNRYIIETLEPQGPDSFFAWNFFDSILGQKEHFSAYVFEDIAAEMLRKDAALKQKLEERKKTDEAFAKSGAAQLEFIYRNSPYFEQTYSRYPVYRLVK, from the coding sequence ATGAAAAAGTTATTTTTACTGCTTTTGCTGTCCAACACACTCTTTGCCCAAATCACTTCCTACGAAAAAAGCAAAGGACAAGAAACTGCTACCTACGACGAAGTCATCCGTTTTTACCAAGCCCTAGACCAAAAATATGACCAAGCTACGCTACTCGAAGTAGGCACGAGCGACATTGGTAAACCGCTGCATTTGTTTGTGTTATCGGCCAATAAGGTCTTCAAACCTCAGGCCGACAAAGTAACGCTTTTGATCAATAACGGCATCCACCCCGGCGAACCCGAAGGCATTGACGCCAGCATGATGTGGGCGCGGGAACTGTTGGAAAAGAAGCTACTCCCGGCCAATGTGTTGCTGTGCATTGTGCCTGTCTATAACATTGACGGTATCCTTAACCGTGGCGTGTCGCGCCCTAATCAGAACGGTCCCAACAGTTACGGATTTCGGGCAAATTCACGAAATTATGATTTAAACCGCGATTTTATCAAAACAGATTCTAAAAATTCGGAGTCGTGGCAAAAGATGTTTCAGGCGTGGAAACCTCACATCATCGTAGACAACCATACCTCCAATGGTGCTGATTACCAGCACGCTGTCACGTATTTTCCGACCCAGAAAGACAAGTTCAACCCGATTGTTTCGACCTTTTTTACCAACGAATTCAAACCCGCGTTGGATGCTCAATTATCAAAATCGGGGTTTGACCCAGTGCCGTACGTAAATGCCTTTGGCAGCACCCCCGAAACGGGTTATTCGGGCTTCAACGATGCTCCGAGGTATAGTTCAGGCTACGCGTCGCTGTTCAATTGTGAAACCTTCGTGGTTGAATTGCACATGCTGAAAGATTATCCTACGCGGGTCAAAGGAACTTACGTGTTTATGGAAACGACGCTCAACCTCAGCACCAAACACGCTAAGACGTTGATTGCCAACAAGCAAAAAGCCGACGAAGCCGTGGCGGCCCAAAAGTCTTTTCCATTAAGCTGGAAACTGGACCGTAGCGTGGCCGATTCGATTACTTTCAAAGGCTTTGCGGCCAAGTACAAACCCAGTGAAGTGAGCGGACTGAATCGTTTGTATTACGAACGCAACGAGCCTTTTACCAAACGCATTCCCTTTTTTGACCACTACGTAGCCGATCTGACGGTTCAGAAACCAAACGCCTACGTGTTGCCTCAAAGTTGGGTTCGGGTGGCAGAACTCCTCAAAATCAACGGCGTAACGCTAAAATCTTTAGAAAAAGATACCGAAATGGAAGTGGAAGTGTATTATATTGAAGATTACAAAATCCCCCAAAAGCCCTATGAAGGACATTATAACCACACCGGCGTAACGGTTAGAAAAGAGACGCAGAAAATACAATTTTATAAAGGGGATTATCTTATTGCGACCAACCAAAAATCCAACCGTTATATCATCGAAACCCTTGAACCTCAAGGCCCCGACTCGTTTTTTGCGTGGAATTTTTTCGATAGTATCTTAGGACAAAAAGAGCATTTTTCCGCCTACGTTTTTGAAGACATTGCGGCTGAAATGCTGCGCAAAGATGCGGCACTCAAGCAAAAATTGGAAGAAAGAAAAAAGACAGATGAGGCTTTTGCCAAAAGCGGCGCGGCACAACTCGAATTTATTTATCGCAACTCACCCTATTTTGAGCAGACATATTCACGCTATCCTGTGTACAGGTTGGTGAAATAA
- a CDS encoding PD-(D/E)XK nuclease family protein: MTKKCGVEIADNVSLLFELFDIFKEVDKNITFERYLQWGSMLLRDFDLIDQYLVDSDYLFDYITEAKAIERWEIDWPKNKISTDSERIKAYFELFSNLREVYQRFRQHLQSKKRVYRGLAYRTLAENTFELLLNDKEETNQPNSEETVEDSSPDFYFVGLSALSAAQEKIIRALIKAQRAEILWDTDHYYMRENPYIEGGKALRSYRDAAWAGEWKWTENHILQTPKDITVYAVPNASMQAKVAGKLYQQWCTEEQGGTENRPVAMVLADENLLVPVLNGLDETISDLNVTMGLTLRNSLLFTLVDSLFELQFTVAEFRAKDGRSVKIPKYNHRTVQKVLNHPFIRRYEFLALQQRDSTAPSIIQTTIGEIQRRNFVYLDPKQLLVWGENHPLFVALFGRWDDNPHTVIKALYVIIDLLREVYKDTQNAIETEYLYLFYTLLKQLETTLNSSHAEKLNLRTFKAFMYELIRQTRIPFSGEPVSPLQIMGMLETQSLDFERIIILSMNEGVFPASKRQNSLIPWDIAQEAGLPIYRDQDAVLSYHFYRLLQRAKDVHLVYVTDPSTYNGGEKSRFIRQLEHELVPMTKDKGTIRYQEMMVMFKEDDKQGAEEEPKVQIARQKAATIDWTVPKTPETIAFLIASLEKDGLYATHLNQYLKCSLQYYFNRIAGVSEDEEVEERIGSADFGSWIHKVLERIDLEYLMENKPITDEEVKAILREEFDKQFGGYDAESGINRLLYQVAEQTVVDFLREQRTRNDSLVVLATERKLSATLPLQWGDKTILFKVAGKIDRIELVDNVIRVADYKTGKIEQLPKVTPDKLADIMTSGSNGNYEKIRQLWIYQYLIYKQMLRDQGLNLRGQDFHLDNYEVTSGFYSLRNIKRGFIENPLQFDQANDPENYVAHSEEYLRAFITEKLLNTDEPFRKTDHMQACQYCDYKEICGR, translated from the coding sequence GTGACCAAAAAGTGTGGGGTGGAGATTGCCGACAACGTTAGTTTGTTGTTCGAATTATTTGACATTTTTAAAGAGGTTGATAAAAACATCACCTTTGAGCGCTACCTGCAATGGGGGAGTATGTTGCTGCGCGATTTCGACTTAATTGACCAATATCTCGTTGATTCTGATTATTTATTCGACTACATTACCGAGGCCAAAGCCATTGAGCGTTGGGAGATTGACTGGCCAAAAAACAAAATTTCGACCGACTCAGAGCGCATAAAGGCCTACTTTGAATTGTTCTCCAATTTACGAGAAGTATACCAACGTTTCCGGCAACATCTTCAGTCCAAAAAGCGCGTTTATCGCGGTTTGGCCTACCGCACGTTGGCCGAAAATACATTTGAACTTTTGCTGAACGACAAAGAAGAGACCAATCAACCAAACTCCGAAGAAACCGTTGAGGACTCCTCGCCCGACTTTTATTTTGTCGGATTAAGCGCTTTGAGTGCCGCGCAAGAAAAAATCATTCGGGCCCTTATCAAAGCCCAACGTGCTGAAATTCTTTGGGATACTGACCACTACTATATGCGCGAAAATCCCTACATCGAAGGTGGAAAAGCACTGCGCAGCTACCGGGATGCCGCGTGGGCTGGCGAATGGAAGTGGACCGAAAACCATATTCTCCAAACCCCCAAAGACATTACGGTTTATGCCGTTCCGAATGCCTCTATGCAGGCCAAAGTAGCGGGTAAACTTTACCAACAATGGTGTACCGAGGAGCAAGGCGGCACCGAAAACCGCCCCGTAGCGATGGTACTAGCCGACGAAAACCTGCTAGTTCCTGTCTTGAACGGATTGGATGAAACCATCAGTGACCTCAACGTAACGATGGGACTAACACTGCGTAATTCGCTGTTGTTCACGCTCGTAGACTCGCTGTTTGAGTTGCAGTTTACGGTGGCAGAATTCCGCGCCAAAGACGGTCGCTCGGTTAAAATCCCTAAATACAACCACCGAACAGTTCAGAAAGTACTCAATCACCCGTTTATCAGGAGATACGAATTTCTGGCGTTGCAACAACGCGATTCGACCGCGCCGAGCATCATTCAGACTACCATTGGTGAGATACAACGGCGTAATTTTGTGTACCTCGACCCCAAACAGTTGTTGGTGTGGGGCGAAAATCACCCGCTTTTTGTGGCGCTGTTTGGCCGCTGGGACGACAACCCGCACACCGTCATCAAAGCCCTGTACGTCATCATCGACTTGCTGCGCGAAGTATACAAAGACACCCAAAACGCCATCGAGACGGAGTACTTATATTTGTTTTATACCCTGCTAAAACAGCTCGAAACCACCCTCAATTCAAGCCACGCCGAGAAGCTGAACTTACGGACTTTCAAGGCTTTTATGTACGAACTCATCCGCCAAACCCGGATTCCTTTCAGCGGTGAGCCCGTCAGTCCGCTGCAAATAATGGGAATGCTCGAAACGCAGTCTCTTGATTTTGAACGCATTATTATTCTTTCGATGAATGAAGGGGTTTTCCCTGCTTCAAAACGTCAAAACTCGCTGATTCCGTGGGACATTGCCCAAGAAGCGGGTTTGCCCATTTACCGCGACCAAGACGCAGTGTTGTCTTATCATTTTTACCGCCTACTCCAACGCGCCAAAGACGTTCACCTCGTGTACGTTACCGACCCAAGCACTTACAACGGCGGTGAAAAAAGCCGTTTCATTCGTCAGCTAGAGCACGAGTTGGTGCCCATGACGAAAGACAAAGGCACCATCAGGTATCAGGAGATGATGGTGATGTTTAAGGAGGACGACAAACAGGGAGCCGAAGAAGAACCAAAAGTGCAGATAGCGCGTCAAAAAGCCGCTACGATTGATTGGACCGTCCCCAAAACGCCCGAAACGATTGCCTTTCTCATTGCCTCTCTCGAAAAAGACGGGTTGTATGCCACTCATTTAAACCAGTACCTAAAATGCTCGCTCCAGTACTATTTTAACCGCATTGCGGGCGTGTCGGAAGACGAAGAAGTGGAAGAGCGCATTGGTTCGGCAGACTTTGGCTCTTGGATTCACAAAGTACTAGAACGCATCGACTTAGAATATCTGATGGAAAACAAACCCATCACAGACGAAGAAGTAAAGGCGATTTTACGCGAAGAATTTGATAAACAATTTGGTGGTTACGATGCCGAATCGGGCATCAATCGGCTGTTGTATCAAGTGGCCGAACAAACCGTGGTGGACTTCTTGCGGGAACAGCGCACGCGCAACGATTCGCTGGTGGTGCTGGCTACCGAGCGAAAACTATCGGCGACGTTGCCACTGCAATGGGGCGATAAGACGATTTTATTTAAAGTGGCGGGGAAAATTGACCGCATTGAGTTGGTGGATAACGTCATTCGCGTGGCCGATTATAAAACGGGAAAAATCGAACAACTCCCCAAAGTCACGCCCGATAAACTAGCTGATATTATGACCTCTGGCAGCAATGGAAACTACGAAAAAATCAGGCAATTATGGATTTATCAGTACCTGATTTACAAACAGATGCTGCGTGACCAAGGTCTCAACCTACGCGGTCAGGATTTTCACTTGGACAACTATGAAGTAACGTCTGGATTTTATTCATTGCGAAACATTAAACGGGGTTTCATCGAAAATCCCCTTCAATTTGACCAAGCCAACGACCCCGAAAATTACGTAGCGCATTCGGAGGAGTATCTGAGGGCATTTATCACCGAAAAACTCCTCAATACCGACGAGCCTTTCCGTAAAACTGACCATATGCAAGCCTGTCAATATTGCGATTATAAAGAAATTTGTGGGAGGTAA